The proteins below come from a single Parcubacteria group bacterium genomic window:
- a CDS encoding N-acetylmuramoyl-L-alanine amidase has product MLKKTKIQIITSVALGVILIGAFFYFHKAGENKKVELNLAQNSEEQKQEMVEENISNQDNNADIPEKVDPLSLTSSAEELRRVEELQRGEGKDTKVVDNSSTADASGEAEAPKVTKLSIANRLVSFGFQASSERKIDTIIIHSSYDAIGDDPYSVSGVIAEYKSYGVSPHYLIDRKGKVYRLVEDKNIAYHAGESKMPDGRTGVNAFSIGVEMLTTKKDKLTSAQYSALKLLIADLKGKYKIGDVLGHNQIAPGRKDDPWNFEWNKLK; this is encoded by the coding sequence ATGCTCAAAAAAACCAAAATTCAAATAATAACAAGTGTGGCTTTAGGCGTCATTTTGATTGGGGCTTTTTTTTATTTTCATAAAGCTGGTGAAAATAAAAAAGTAGAGCTTAACCTGGCGCAAAATAGTGAGGAGCAAAAGCAAGAGATGGTTGAAGAAAATATTAGTAATCAAGATAATAATGCTGATATTCCGGAAAAGGTGGACCCGCTTTCGCTAACCTCCTCCGCTGAAGAGCTACGGCGGGTCGAGGAGCTACAGCGTGGCGAAGGAAAAGACACCAAAGTCGTAGATAATTCATCAACTGCTGATGCAAGTGGTGAGGCGGAAGCGCCGAAAGTGACCAAGCTATCCATTGCAAATCGACTTGTTTCTTTCGGATTTCAAGCGTCTTCGGAGCGGAAAATCGACACGATTATTATTCATTCGTCCTATGATGCAATTGGTGATGATCCATATTCGGTTAGCGGCGTAATCGCGGAATACAAGAGCTATGGCGTGTCTCCGCACTATCTGATTGATCGCAAGGGCAAAGTGTACCGACTTGTCGAAGACAAAAATATCGCCTATCATGCGGGAGAGAGCAAGATGCCGGACGGTCGCACGGGCGTGAACGCGTTTTCCATCGGGGTGGAGATGCTCACCACTAAAAAAGATAAGTTGACCAGTGCGCAATATTCCGCGCTGAAACTGCTTATTGCGGATCTCAAGGGGAAATATAAAATCGGTGATGTCTTGGGGCACAATCAGATTGCACCGGGCAGGAAGGATGATCCTTGGAATTTTGAGTGGAATAAATTGAAATAA